From Trichoderma atroviride chromosome 1, complete sequence, one genomic window encodes:
- a CDS encoding uncharacterized protein (EggNog:ENOG41) — MDEYRYKPLDHDRPTIRLLRIHQGSGDELTCNLFEALLHHDLIQYEALSYTWGASATPKNVTVDEQKLAITANLHLVLISLRRPDTDRILWIDAICIDQSNKRERSHQVAQMSDIYKQADCVLFFLGHTTYSTDVFMDYMSLFQQERSNYAYQSWARDDERWKIIQEAVQRETDKPDIKILSLGLKCLLNSPWFLRVWILQEVANAKKAIVCSGTKEIAASVFSIAPIIFNISPSVHCQSVIDIMPGPWRKTSWWSKGPCLYTLLSKFGGAQATESQDLIYALRGIATDKESLILTPDYNKSEECLVRDIVRFLFDFEYDAKMAWSMLGTVRDVIRNLERIKDRIFIERIKADEASRLGGLLQAPGFTFSPTAVEAAIQYDQTGQMMKMLMKHDRGYTISKETLLIAAEKGSVPVFQVLELHLGNEVAAASKEMLLAAANNHRHGDDMVSCILERDQQLDDYSLVAEAAASNSKQGARIVQQLLGRGSRITMTPQLHMNAFKSGCYKELLPLFIKCPSVGLEMRDKVADVNANFSADDPAENARTVFKSIARFLVSYAAYDDIIFDIFRQSCRQIAGHGYNVLEELALCATEVFKEGGRSLSTRREEFERRFGTLNWVAEESGFNLCVTIGVVKASVEGSFTRGMSRLLMRKRNSIDINPDAAAEIIRTYHLGERNDMLMAEFILVYRSGQFRHTEAIREAFKNRHCGSKLWYSGHWLNTAFTYNCFETLHWLLSGGTDAAEKDSTWNTLLARTGDCRVVALLLSHGADPNLRRES; from the coding sequence ATGGATGAATACCGATATAAGCCTCTCGATCATGATCGACCTACAATTCGGCTGCTACGAATTCATCAAGGAAGCGGAGACGAATTGACGTGCAATTTATTCGAGGCGCTTCTTCATCACGATCTCATTCAATACGAAGCGCTGTCTTACACTTGGGGCGCATCAGCTACGCCAAAAAATGTCACCGTGGATGAGCAAAAGCTGGCAATCACAGCAAACCTACACCTAGTTCTCATAAGCCTCCGCCGTCCAGACACTGATCGAATCCTCTGGATAGATGCAATTTGCATTGACCAAAGCAACAAGAGGGAGCGAAGCCACCAAGTCGCGCAGATGAGTGATATATACAAGCAGGCTGACTgcgttcttttcttcctgggACACACGACTTACAGTACCGATGTATTTATGGACTATATGAGTCTTTTCCAGCAGGAGCGCAGTAATTATGCATACCAATCTTGGGCTCGAGACGATGAGCGCTGGAAGATAATTCAGGAAGCCGTTCAGAGAGAAACGGATAAGCCTGATATCAAGATACTTTCACTAGGATTAAAATGCCTTCTAAACAGCCCCTGGTTCCTTAGAGTCTGGATTCTACAGGAAGTGGCAAACGCAAAGAAGGCCATTGTGTGCAGCGGGACAAAAGAGATAGCAGCAAGCGTCTTTAGCATTGCTCCAATTATCTTCAATATCAGCCCAAGCGTACATTGCCAATCGGTCATTGATATCATGCCTGGACCTTGGCGGAAAACTTCATGGTGGAGTAAGGGTCCTTGTCTCTATACTTTGTTGTCGAAGTTTGGCGGAGCTCAGGCAACCGAATCCCAAGATCTTATATATGCGCTGAGGGGAATTGCTACCGACAAAGAGTCTCTCATACTGACACCAGACTACAATAAATCTGAGGAGTGTCTCGTTCGCGATATTGTGCGATTTCTATTCGACTTTGAATACGATGCGAAGATGGCTTGGAGCATGCTGGGAACAGTCAGAGATGTCATAAGAAACTTGGAGCGAATCAAAGACCGCATCTTCATCGAGCGAATCAAAGCTGATGAAGCGAGCCGTTTGGGCGGCCTCCTCCAGGCGCCTGGTTTCACATTTTCCCCGACCGCTGTTGAAGCTGCGATTCAGTACGATCAAACTggacagatgatgaagatgctcatGAAGCATGATAGGGGATACACCATAAGTAAAGAGACTCTCTTGATAGCGGCGGAGAAAGGCTCGGTTCCAGTATTTCAAGTCTTGGAACTACATCTGGGCAACGAAGTCGCGGCTGCCTCGAAAGAGATGCTCCTGGCTGCGGCAAATAACCACCGCCACGGCGACGACATGGTCAGCTGCATATTGGAACGCGATCAACAGTTGGATGACTACAGCCTAGTCGCGGAGGCTGCAGCCAGCAATTCAAAACAGGGTGCGAGGATAGTACAACAACTACTTGGTCGAGGAAGTCGGATAACGATGACACCACAGCTTCACATGAATGCATTTAAGAGCGGATGTTATAAAGAGCTATTGCCTCTCTTCATTAAATGCCCTTCAGTCGGACTCGAAATGAGAGACAAAGTTGCCGATGTGAATGCCAATTTCTCGGCAGACGATCCTGCCGAGAATGCTAGAACGGTCTTTAAGAGCATTGCCAGGTTCTTGGTCAGTTATGCAGCCTATGATGACATCATATTTGACATCTTCAGGCAGTCTTGCCGGCAGATTGCAGGACACGGGTATAATGTTTTGGAAGAACTAGCTTTGTGTGCAACTGAGGTCTTTAAAGAGGGAGGGCGTTCGTTATCAACGCGGCGTGAAGAATTTGAAAGGAGATTTGGAACTTTAAACTGGGTCGCGGAAGAGAGCGGCTTCAATCTTTGCGTAACGATAGGCGTCGTGAAAGCAAGTGTTGAGGGCAGCTTCACAAGAGGAATGTCAcgcttgttgatgaggaaGCGAAACTCGATTGACATCAATCCGGATGCCGCAGCGGAAATCATTCGCACCTACCACCTTGGAGAGCGCAATGATATGCTTATGGCAGAGTTTATCTTGGTATACCGCAGCGGGCAGTTTCGGCACACTGAGGCGATAAGGGAAGCGTTCAAAAACCGACACTGTGGTTCAAAACTCTGGTATTCCGGCCACTGGCTTAACACTGCCTTTACATACAATTGCTTCGAAACTCTTCATTGGCTGTTGTCTGGCGGCACTGACGCTGCCGAAAAGGACAGCACCTGGAACACCTTACTGGCGCGTACTGGAGATTGTCGAGTCGTGGCTTTACTTCTCTCTCATGGCGCCGATCCCAATTTGCGGCGTGAGTCTTGA